ACCAAACAAAAGTTCATTAAACCCTTCTCATCAAACTACCAAAAACCAACACCTACCAACCCAAACACCCAGAATTTTAAACCACAAACACCTTCAACCCAACCCAACCCTAACCTTCAAAATAACTCCAACTCACAACAGCCCAGATTTCCTATACGCAAACTAACCCAAGCCCAACTACAAGAACGACGAGCCCAAGGCCTTTGTTTTAATTGTGATGAGAAATTCATCACGGGTCATAAATGCTCTACAAACAGATTTTTCATACTCTTGGCTGAGGAAGAGGGAGTGATGGTTGAACCAGAAAATGAAAACATGGAAGAACATTCAATGGAGGCAGAATTTAAGGATACTTATTTTCAGCTATCCCCCCAAGCTTTAACCGGTCACTATCACCCACAAACACTAAAATTCAAAGGCAAAATCCAAGGGTTATCGGTGATGGTTTTGGTTGACACGGGTAGCACTCATAACATTATGCAGCCTAGAATTGCTCATCACCTAAATTTACATACAACCCCAATCAACCAATTTTCTGTTATGGTGGGAAACGGATCTCATCTCCAATGTGAGGGAATTTGCAACAATGTTCAAATCTTCCTTCAAAACAAACCTTTTACCCTTCCATTCTATTTGTTACCTATTGAGGGTGCGGATATCGTTCTAGGTATGGCTTGGCTTCGAACCCTTGGACCCATTCAAGCTGATTTTTCAATTCCCTCCCTCACCTTTCAACATCAGAATACCCCACTAACCCTCACCGGCGACCCCAGCTCAACACCCACAAATACAACTTTCCACCAACTCCGCCAACTTATTCACACCGATGCCATTGCCTCTTTTCACCTATTACTCATGGAACCCATCCAACAACCCCCCCAAACAAACGAACCCAATATTTCAACTCCATCTAACCAAAACCCTTTACCACTCCCACTCACCACCCTTTTGACAAAATTTCAATCTATTTTCCAACAACCAAAAGGCTTACCACCATCTAGACCGCATGACCATCATATAACCCTTCTCCCAAATACACCACCCATCAATGTGAAACCTTACCGTTACCCACACACAAAAAAAGACACCATGACCAAAATGATTCAAGAAATGCTCCAAGAAGGTACCATCAGACCTAGCACTAGCCCCTTCTCATCCCCTGTTTTATTAGTCAAAAAGAAAGACGGGACTTGGCgattttgtgttgattatagagcaTTGAATGCTGTGACTGTAAAGGACAGATTTCCCATACCCACTATTGATGAGCTTTTAGACGAACTTAATTCAGCCACAATTTTTTCCAAGATAGATTTGTGTTCAGGATACCATCAGATCAGATTAGCATCAGAAGACACGTATAAAACAGCTTTTCGAACTTTTGATGGGCATTATGAATTTCTTGTAATGCCCTTTGGCCTAACAAATGGGCCTTCTACTTTCCAATCGGCTATGAATGACTTACTCCGCCCCTACTTAAGAAAATTTGTACTTGTTTtctttgatgatattttaatttacagTCCTAATTTTGAAGATCATCTAACACATTTGCAGGTTATTTTTGAGTTATTGGCTAAGCAAGCTTTTTTTGTGAAGTTATCTAAGTGTGTTTTTGCCGCAGTTCAAATTGAGTACCTAGGACACATCATTTCAGCCGGCGGTGTTGCACCGGATTCAAACAAAATTAAAGCCATTGTTGATTGGCCAGCACCACGTTCACTCTCGACACTCCGCGGCTTTTTAGGTCTCACCGGTTTTTATCGACGATTTGTCAAAAATTACGCCACACTCGCCGCTCCCCTCACCGACTTGTTACGTTCCACTAAATTTACATGGAGTACAGAGGCTGCTCAGGCCTTTACAGAGCTAAAACAGAAAATGACAACCATGCCGGTATTAACACTGCCGGACTTTACAAAGGAATTTACAATAGAGACTGATGCTTCTGGCGTCGCCATTGGCGCTGTTCTATCCCAGGAAGGCCATCCAATTGCGTATTTCAGCAAGAAACTTTGCCCACGCATGCAAGCTTCATCGGTCTATGTAAGGGAAATGTTCGCCATCACGGAGTCAGTCAAGAAGTGGCGGCAGTATCTCTTAGGTCAACGGTTTCACATCTACACGGATCAAAAGAGTTTAAGAGATATGTTATTACAACGCATACAAACTCCAGAACAAGAAAAATGGACGGCTAAGTTACAaggatttgattttgagattTCATACAAACCTGGAAGATCGAATCTTGTTGCAGATGCCTTAAGTCGTAAACTGGAACCAGCAACACCAGTCCTACTTGTCCTGTCTTCACCTTTGCCAGATTTACTCCAGACCTTGAAACAGTTTTATACACAAGACAGTGTGGGTCAGAATTTGATGCAGTTAGCAATAGCAGAGAAAAAGAACCCAGCATTCAAGGTGAACCAAGGATTATTGTATTACAATAACAGAATTTTCATACCGGAAATAGATGATTTAAGACTTCAGCTCATGAAGGAATACCACCAGACACCAACTGCAGGTCATTCAGGCGTGAAGGCTACGTTGGCCAGATTAAGGGCATCATTTTGTTGGCCAGGTGTGTACCTCAATGTGAAAGAAATGGTTAAAAACTGTTCAACATGTCAACATAATAAATATGATACTCAGAAAAAGAAGGGTTTGCTCCAACCATTACCAATTCCGAAACAAGTTTGGGAAGAAATAACTATGGACTTTATAACAAACTTACCTAGTTCATGTGGCCACACAACGATCTGGGTAATTTGTGACCGTTTGACGAAGTACGTTCATTTTCTCCCACTGCCAACTCACTTCTCCGCAAAAGATCTGGCAAATAGATTCACAGTGGAAGTCTTTCGCCTCCATGGCAGCCCAAAGACTATAGTTTCAGATCGTGATCCCCTGTTCCTAAGTAAATTTTGGAAGGAGTTTTTCAGGAACCATGGAACGACTCTGCAATACAGTACCTCATATCATCCAGAGACCGACGGACAAACGGAAGTAGTAAATCGTTCATTAGAAACGTACCTACGCTGTTTTGTGGGAGATCACCCTCGCACTTGGCATAAATTTCTTCATTTGGCAGAATATTGGTTCAACACTTCAGTTCATTCAGCTATCAACATGACTCCTTTTAAGGCCCTTTACGGTAGAGATCCTCCGGGCATCATGGACTATGTTCAGAGTTCTGTTTCAGACTCCACACTTGACGAAGCTCTACATCAACAACAGCAGATTTTAACGCAGTTAAAAGACCATTTACGGAAGAGCAGAGCAACGATGGAGAAACAGGCTAATAAAAAGAGACAGGATGTTACCTTTACGGAAGGAGATTTCGTTTTGATGAAGCTTCAACCGTATCGGCAGCAAACAGTCCACCGCCGTCAGTCTCAGAAGTTATCTCAAAGGTACTTTGGCCCTTTTCGTATCATCAAACGCACCGGGAATGTTACATATTTACTCGATCTACCGTCATCTTCCCGGATTCATCCCATCGTCCACGTGTCACTACTGAAAGCATATCACGGAAAACCACCGTCAATGGGTTTTCAACCAAGTTCTCCGCCGGATCTCATCACTTTCGAAGCAGAAGGTTCACCTGTTTCACGAACCGGAACCACTTCTGGGCTTAGAGAGAAAGAAAAAGGACCTAGTTTGACTGAAGAAAATAAGAAGAGTTTGTGTGATGGAACTAGTTTGAACTCGGTGGAAAAATATCAAATGCAGGAGCAAATGGGTTTAAGTGGTAAACAAAGGGTACTTATCACTTCAGATACTTTGGCAAGTACAAATTCCGGTTATGACAAATCTACCCCTGGAAGTCCCAACGTCTCTCTCCCTTTGTCCAATACAGCCAGCTGTTTGGTACCTGCACCCAGCTGTAACGCGCATGCGCGTGTTCCCCAAGGTTGTCCCACTGCTCGAGATAGTCCCACTTTTTCCAACAAGCAATCTCAGCCCTTGCTTCAGATTCGCCCTTATCCCTTGGAGATTTCCCACGCCCCAATGTTATCTCCTCATGTGACCACCGATTTTCCCTTCAGTAGATGCCCAATTCAAAATTCTGGGCCCACGGTTGTTCGTTCCAGCCCACACACAAATGTTGTGTATCCTAACCAAACATctttgaaccttgaggacaaggttccttATGGGCCCCAGAGTAATGTTATGAAGAAATCAAAGCCCAAGAGAATTATGAAACAGCCCGTGTGGCTAAAAGACTTTATTTTAAAACAATAAGGTGCAACTAGtaatattttagtttatgttttgttgtttttAGATTATGGCTGGCCCATGGCCCTTTTAGGAATATAAACCCTACTATTTATATTGTATTCTGCAGCAGCCATTAGTAAGAAGAAaagttgattttatcttattgtcTTTTAATGCTTTCTAGATCTAGGGTTATTGAACACATATCTAtcacatatcatatgagaatgtcttttttatatgagaatgtgaaaatgaatctgaaccattagattttaaaataaatggtggagattatgtgagaatttttttttctttctcttcgattattaaaataaatgatgtaggagagagaaaaaaagattctcaCATAATCtccactatttattttaaaatttgatggTTCAGaatcattctcacattctcatataaaaaaagtATTCTCGTATGatataccatatatatatatatatgaaaaataaattgaTCACTAAagtgatatttttattttatattttttatgaatgttttaaaaaccaaaaCGAACCGGTTAGTTGGATTAGTCAAACTGGAATCAGATGAGTCATCAATTTGATCTTATTATTGAACTCGGTAAGTTATTGAAAATAATGTGAATTGGCTAGAACGGTTAAAAACCAATAAATTATTTGTTGTGTGATAacaatatttaaaatttgaatttaaagaataaacttgtgaaattataatattttgaaattttgaaggtgTCGAGATATTTTTTAGAGACCGAATCAACCAGTCCGGCcggtttaataattatataattttattatagagATCGATTTATTCAATCGAGTTATCTGATTTAGTCATGTGATTCGACCAGTGACTCAATGATTCGACCAATAAATTACTGACTCAATATTTCCATTGTTGACCGGTccgattttaaaatattattttttatatttatttatgttaaacaATATTTCCAACAATTTGACTCTAATAATTATAACAATTCTATGttaataatttcatatttttctttttctaatgCAACTTAAAAATCTAATTACATCCAAAAAAAtactcttttgtatttttttcctTATTGTACTTAAGTTAATATGCTGATAAGGAAAGTATTAGAGAGTGGAAAAATTTGTGGGTACAAATTTGAGAATGGAGAAGAGAGATTCACTCATTTATTTACAATAGGTTGACGACATCCTAATTGTTAGAGAAAGAAAATAGTCAAATATATGGATAAGGCAAGCTTGTTGCTTTTTGAAGTGATGTCAGATCTTAAGGTTAATTTTATCAAGAGCTCATTAGTTGGAATAAACATTCGGTGGTTTGAAGAGGCAACAAATATATTGAATTGTAAAATTGGAATAGTTCCCTCCAAGTTCCTTAGTCTTTCAATTGGGGTCAATCTAAAtagaaaagaaatttgaaaaccaATGATTGAGGCCGTGAGGAATAGATTGTACGTCTATATGAAAGAACTTTCAGTTATTCATTGGTGGTGGTGTGGTAATTTTAAAATTTGTCATGTATGTGCTTCTAGTCTACTTTCTTTCTGTCTTCAAAGCAGTATAATTGCTAAAGTTGAATCTCTCTTTAAGTAATTTATTTGGGGTGGAAATGAGAATGAGAGGAAAATAAATTGGGTCAAACGAAATAAGGTGTGTAGGCATGTTAAAGAAGGGGGACTAGGTATTAGAAACCTAATTGTAATTAATTTGGCACTTTTAGAAAAGTAGgagtggaaaataaaataaaaaaaggagtGGCTTGTGGTTTAATTATATGGTTAACAGATATGGTTGGAACAAGGGGTCAATTAGAATAGATATTACAGACGGTTCGAACTAATGGAAAGCTATTTACAATCTTGAGTTAGACGATTGTAAGTTATGAAGTACTACTTTGTTAGGGAGACTTACAAGGATCAAATGTCTAGTCTTCCATACTATTTTAATTCGTTATGGTCTAAAATTTGGCATAAATCTATACCTTTAAAAATATCATGTTTGGCTTGAAGATTGTTCCAAAATAGATTAACCAAAAAAGATAATCTTGTAAGAAGGGTCATACACTACTATGAAACACACATTTAAGCTCAGacataaaattgatttaatttcgGTTATAGAGGCGAGGTAACGAAGGGTGTCATAATTACTTACCACTTAATCCCTCGGTTTTTGAATAACCAAGGGGATAGTTGAAATAATTATAGATTCGATTCCCAACAAATGCATTTTTTGAGTTGTAATTCCTTAAGAGACTAGGTTGTCATTGAGTTTGTAATTAGGTTAATTATTGaattaagtccttattgagaaggcAAAATCACTCAAgcaggtggactggaggtaactTAATTAAcaacgaatcaggataaaaatacATGTCTTTATTTTTACTATAAGCTTTGTTGTTTATGTTCTTGGGTGGGAAAAATTTTAATCTTGAAACTCAATTCAAATCATCTATTTCTTATGTTTCTTTGAACCTTCACTTAGGGTTTGTTTGGCTGTAAGGAaaaatagagaagagagaaagaggtgAGAAAGAGTGTGCGAAGAGAGAAATAGGTGAGAAATAGAATAAATTTAATGTAATGTTTAGTATaaatgagaaagaagagaaataggATAGAGAGAGTAATAATGATTTAAGGAATTGACAATAAAACTCTTATCTTAAAAAAATCAttctaattataattaatattaattgggTCTttctaaccagtgccctcagggtaatcgttaagcattccaaaaaagaaaatattttataaaaaatttaatatttcaatttttaatacattaaatacgcagattaccgagataaatttactattttaaaatttttaaccattgtcctgagggcactggttagcatttcccatattaatttaataaactgcttagattttattttaaatcattatttattttatattgaattttataagtaatttttttattaattaattaaatttattagtttAATACGTTCTTAAATTTAAACCGGCTACTTTAGACAAAATAATAgtagttcaatttttttatttgaacgtAGTTtacataatttttcatttttaaattaattaaaaaatatataaaaatataacttttCACATTATAATTTTCAAATCTACTATCAAACAATTCAAAATATTATACTAGTCAGTCATTTAGCACAACATAATCACTTCGTTTTTTTGTCTTTTGTGATACAATAAAGGGTACAATTGAAATAGAGTAAAAGATGCAACTCTATCTTGTGTTTCTTCTCATATCTAGAAGATTATAAAAATGGTGGAGTCCATATACTTTACCTTTAATAGGAGCATCCTCCAGTTTTTTACATCACATCACTAGTTTCTCAAAATATtttaagagaataaaaaaaaatcttcaatTACATTCATAAACTCTTTAGCATGatcacattcatacatatttttttcaaaatcaacaaacaTAGTATGATATATCTACTAGAATTAGTGGATTTAAATTTTTCTTCACTATGGTATATCCATGTATAGCTTTTGTTAAGGCAAAACCATTACATATAgtataaaaacaatttaaatgaGAGCATATGATTTTTTAGACTTAGTTTTTTCTATATGAACAACAATTATCTTAATAACTCATCTGCTCAATCTTAATATTCTTTTGTCAATCGATAAAGGGATATCCCTTTCTGATGCATAACCTAATTATTCATTTATCTATTTTTGAtccgtaaaaaataaaaaaaaataaaacaatgacAAGTGTAAATTTTTTCTACCGCTTATTTgatattaaaaattttgatttactcaaaatctaaaaaactatCAATAATCATATGAATAAACTAAGTATTATATCAATATAAGTATTATATCAATATAGTAAATAATATGTATAAGgatcatgctaacatgtgcctttAAGATACATGTTACATGTTAGCATTTTCTTATGTATAATGTTATGAACTACAATTTCACTTATTTTTCACCATGTATCATGGGCTCTAAACTTAATctaaacaatatatgtatatatttttagggTGTGACTATatagaatatatttataaaaaatagtggtatgaagttagttttataacataAGATATAAAGTTTAAATTTTTATCATATATAGttgtaaaacaaaaattaatttattttattataaaatattatcttgttcatttttaaagtttttagttaattaaaaaatatatttgaaatattaGGTTATTAAATTCTCTCTTCaaacttaaataaaatataagtcACATATcaacaatataaataatataagtgatacattattaaaaaatgaaaatataaaaattcaattcatttaaattttaaaaaataaaaatataaaaattaaattcatttaaGTTTAAAATAGAGAATTGATTTAgtcaaataaaaatacaaatacaTCTATAATTAAACCTAAAATATAACATCAAGTCATGAAAaatgtattatgtatatattttatctAAATTTAAGCTGAATAAATTAAACTTCAttgtttaattcttttttatattaaaaaccgaaAACAATATTTATCCAATTATACTCACCAAATACATTTCATTCAATTTCAGTCCTAATAAACTTTTCTTCTACATTTGGTAACGTACGTATTCGTCTCTTTTGGAACTGGTCCTTCCATTTATTCTAGTCATTATCATATGGACTTTTAAAAAGGCACCACATAATAAATTTCTagagtatttaaaagaacaaCCTATTTTAGTAAACATTAAATTAGAAACTAAACttgaatttaaatggaaattaaaGATACATCTACtccttataaaatataaaaataaattaattttaaactatttattttatttaacggAAGTTCCAATGCAAAGATCTTGGTACTTGGTACCGTAGATTAAAAACAATAGATATACCAAATAACACTTATTAAACAAATTTAATAAATCACACCAGAAGTCACCGGGAAACCGGCTCTTCCGGTTTCTTAGCCAACTCAACAAGCAAAGGTCGCAATTTATTTTTCCACAATTTCGCCTCAGATTCCTCCCCCTTTCCACGTTTCTTCATTTCAACTACCACAAATTCATCCGTTAACCGGTAAACCATAACAACACCAATCAAATTACCTTCTTGTCCCTCCAATTTTGCTCCACCacaattttccatttttgttacAACTACCGTCGTTCCCTTAACCACCTCCTCCACCCTTTCAATAATTTTCTCCGGTTTGTCCCTTGAAACAACCCATTCAGCTAAACCCGACCCGTTTTGATCCTCAAACAAACCAGACATATCTAACCCAGTTGAAAACGATATCAAATCAAACGCGTTCATCGACTTAAACCCGGTTTGACTTTCCTCCAACTCCGGTTCCTTAACTAAAACCCGGTCCACCTTATATCCACCCGAGTTGAACCACGGGTCTTGAAGAATTTCATCAACGCTAATCCTCGTCTCAGGGTTCGTATCCAACAACCTCGATAAGAGATTCTTCAGATCACAGGAAAACCATTTCGGGAACCGAAATTGACCGCGGTAAATCTTCCTATACAGCACGGTAATATTATAATCATTGAACGGTAAATATCCCGCGGTAATAGCAAACAAAACGACGCCGCATGACCATACATCAGCTTTCGCACCGTTATACCCTTTCTTCGCTAGGATCTCCGGTGCCACGTAGGACGGTGTACCGCAAACGGTGTGAAGTAAACCGTCAGGACGGATCTGGTTTTTCACCGCGCTTAAACCGAAATCAGTTACCTTGAGATTATCATTCTCGTCTAGTAAGAGATTATCGAGTTTGAGATCGCGGTGGTAAACACCGTGAGAGTGACAGTGTTTCACGGCGGAGATAAGTTGCCGGAAGTATTTTCTAGCGTGTTCTTCGGTGAGTTTGTCTCTTTTAGCTACCTCTTCGAAGAGTTCGCCGGCGGAGGCTAATTCTATGATGAAGTAAATTTTCGTCTTCGACGCGAGCACTTCAAAGAGGTTTACGATGTTAGGATGATGGAGGCGGCTGAGAATTGAGATCTCACGCTCAATGTTTGGTGAGAAACCTCCATTAACGAGTTTCTTCTTGTTCATGACTTTCACCGCTACGCTCTTCCCGGTTTCGACATTCGTCGCGTGGTACACCTTCGCCGACGCGCCAACTCCGAGCAGTTTACCAATTTCGTACTTCTCAAACAAAACGACGCCGTTTGTTGACTTGTTAGTCGCTTGTATTTGAATTTGTGATTCTTCTGCCATGACGGTGTCGTTTTGTACCTGATATCCAACTGGTTTGAGATGGATACGGATTTGGTAGGATTTAGAGTTGCCGTGGTTATTGATTATTGGTAACGTAGAAGTGCTTTTGAAAATTAATGAACGATCTTAAAAAGCACTTCTGAAAAATTATAGCGGCTTGAAGTTGAAGTGTTTTTGGGAGAAAGAAAAGGAAGTATTAAGCGATGTTTTGCGTGTGTGTAGTTATGAGTGGTATACGGATGCTATTTAAAGATAATCGATTCTACTTTGGATGTTGCTTTTGAATGTACTAGgataatttgttatttatttttttaaggggAAACAAAGAGGAATGGTGTTGTGACGTGGTACAGTAAAAATCGCTTTTGTATACAGTAAGAGAGTGTTAGAGTGTTAAATCACTTAAATGAGTGGCTTGTGGCTTGTATATAGGAATATGCGGTTAGAGGCTAAGGTACCGCGTTGGAGAATTATAAGAGACCAAAACTCGTTGAAATGAATGAGTGCCGTACAGAGATAGGGTATAATAGTCAATGGATTATAGTAGTACTAGGAGCCAAACAAAGCTTTATTTTGATGATGTGAAAGGGAATGCGTGAAACTGAGTGGTGACCACATTATCAATGGTGAATATACCATTGTACCCCTCTATTACATATCAATACCCCTCTATTAGATACtgcctccgttcctttttataagaggcAACTCACTTTTTAGGTTcgttgaataatcaatgtatctagtctataaacaaaccaaatacattgattattcaatgaacctaaaaagtgacttttctcttataaaaaggaacggaggtagtatcaATACTTCGTTGCGTTTTTTCTTTTACGGGGGTTGTTACTCGTTATCCccaaaaaattgattttcttcgTATAGAAGATATCCACTCGTAACAAAttataaacaaaatcaattattttaaactttttataagtttgttattttcatttatatttaactAGAATGctgtttgttatttttatttatacttttgttattttattttttttgacaaattttgattttttaggttcattgaataaatgatgtatctgAATTATATATTGgttagatacattatttattcaatgaatctaaaaaaattaaatttacttATAAATAGGAATGAAGGCAGTATTttctaacacaaaaaaaaaaaaaactttttctagTTACGGCTTCCTATTATTTAATACTACTAACTTCtttattataagataattttttttttaaaattataaaatgataAATGTATTTGGCTTATATTTgaatcaaatacattaattattgaataaataatttttttttcttgtaaGAAGGATCGGAAAGAATAATGAGGACCATAAAGAATAATACTCCTTCTGATCCTAGTTATAAGGGAAAGTTGACTTTTtatattcattgaataattattgTATCTGATCCATAATACAatctagatacattgattattcaatgaatctaaaaattagattttctcttataaataggacGGGAGATAGTAGtaga
The Vicia villosa cultivar HV-30 ecotype Madison, WI linkage group LG6, Vvil1.0, whole genome shotgun sequence genome window above contains:
- the LOC131614277 gene encoding uncharacterized protein LOC131614277; the protein is MAPPKPPNPSSKEILEEALQMSSLHLNNAMAETQEQMDVRFAQVHEDIAKQVGQLHTRLENDKIEEESKYQALMAALQKISIQKEPQTAVHTHSAHAGGSTSGIQPSSLSFGSPTLTHVSTPTQSPINHTATPNHSAVRPTAAHTFAPTQPTISIHPHSHVLHPPFVPYPPYTPQSVFAPFSQPDPYHNLAHIPPLPPIRSPKLDLPLFDGSNPLEWLFQADQFFSFYNLPPENRLSLISFYMKGDALGWFKWMHHNHLLTDWLSFTRALELRFGPSTFENHQAELFKLKQTGSVMEYQTKFEQLGNQVVGLPPLAILNCFISGLNIDIQHELAILKPTSISQAIGLAKLIESKLKETKQKFIKPFSSNYQKPTPTNPNTQNFKPQTPSTQPNPNLQNNSNSQQPRFPIRKLTQAQLQERRAQGLCFNCDEKFITGHKCSTNRFFILLAEEEGVMVEPENENMEEHSMEAEFKDTYFQLSPQALTGHYHPQTLKFKGKIQGLSVMVLVDTGSTHNIMQPRIAHHLNLHTTPINQFSVMVGNGSHLQCEGICNNVQIFLQNKPFTLPFYLLPIEGADIVLGMAWLRTLGPIQADFSIPSLTFQHQNTPLTLTGDPSSTPTNTTFHQLRQLIHTDAIASFHLLLMEPIQQPPQTNEPNISTPSNQNPLPLPLTTLLTKFQSIFQQPKGLPPSRPHDHHITLLPNTPPINVKPYRYPHTKKDTMTKMIQEMLQEGTIRPSTSPFSSPVLLVKKKDGTWRFCVDYRALNAVTVKDRFPIPTIDELLDELNSATIFSKIDLCSGYHQIRLASEDTYKTAFRTFDGHYEFLVMPFGLTNGPSTFQSAMNDLLRPYLRKFVLVFFDDILIYSPNFEDHLTHLQVIFELLAKQAFFVKLSKCVFAAVQIEYLGHIISAGGVAPDSNKIKAIVDWPAPRSLSTLRGFLGLTGFYRRFVKNYATLAAPLTDLLRSTKFTWSTEAAQAFTELKQKMTTMPVLTLPDFTKEFTIETDASGVAIGAVLSQEGHPIAYFSKKLCPRMQASSVYVREMFAITESVKKWRQYLLGQRFHIYTDQKSLRDMLLQRIQTPEQEKWTAKLQGFDFEISYKPGRSNLVADALSRKLEPATPVLLVLSSPLPDLLQTLKQFYTQDSVGQNLMQLAIAEKKNPAFKVNQGLLYYNNRIFIPEIDDLRLQLMKEYHQTPTAGHSGVKATLARLRASFCWPGVYLNVKEMVKNCSTCQHNKYDTQKKKGLLQPLPIPKQVWEEITMDFITNLPSSCGHTTIWVICDRLTKYVHFLPLPTHFSAKDLANRFTVEVFRLHGSPKTIVSDRDPLFLSKFWKEFFRNHGTTLQYSTSYHPETDGQTEVVNRSLETYLRCFVGDHPRTWHKFLHLAEYWFNTSVHSAINMTPFKALYGRDPPGIMDYVQSSVSDSTLDEALHQQQQILTQLKDHLRKSRATMEKQANKKRQDVTFTEGDFVLMKLQPYRQQTVHRRQSQKLSQRYFGPFRIIKRTGNVTYLLDLPSSSRIHPIVHVSLLKAYHGKPPSMGFQPSSPPDLITFEAEGSPVSRTGTTSGLREKEKGPSLTEENKKSLCDGTSLNSVEKYQMQEQMGLSGKQRVLITSDTLASTNSGYDKSTPGSPNVSLPLSNTASCLVPAPSCNAHARVPQGCPTARDSPTFSNKQSQPLLQIRPYPLEISHAPMLSPHVTTDFPFSRCPIQNSGPTVVRSSPHTNVVYPNQTSLNLEDKVPYGPQSNVMKKSKPKRIMKQPVWLKDFILKQ
- the LOC131609465 gene encoding CBL-interacting serine/threonine-protein kinase 14-like, with amino-acid sequence MAEESQIQIQATNKSTNGVVLFEKYEIGKLLGVGASAKVYHATNVETGKSVAVKVMNKKKLVNGGFSPNIEREISILSRLHHPNIVNLFEVLASKTKIYFIIELASAGELFEEVAKRDKLTEEHARKYFRQLISAVKHCHSHGVYHRDLKLDNLLLDENDNLKVTDFGLSAVKNQIRPDGLLHTVCGTPSYVAPEILAKKGYNGAKADVWSCGVVLFAITAGYLPFNDYNITVLYRKIYRGQFRFPKWFSCDLKNLLSRLLDTNPETRISVDEILQDPWFNSGGYKVDRVLVKEPELEESQTGFKSMNAFDLISFSTGLDMSGLFEDQNGSGLAEWVVSRDKPEKIIERVEEVVKGTTVVVTKMENCGGAKLEGQEGNLIGVVMVYRLTDEFVVVEMKKRGKGEESEAKLWKNKLRPLLVELAKKPEEPVSR